Part of the Deinococcota bacterium genome, TCATGCTTATGAAGTTGGTATTTCGACATGCCGCAAGAACCATTCATAGGTGCGGCCGACGCCCTCCTGGAGATCGACCTTGGCCGACCAGCCCGCCTCGCGCAGGCGGGAAACGTCGAGGAGCTTGCGCGGCGTGCCGTCGGGCTTGCTCGAGTCGAACACCAGGTCGCCCCCGTAGCCGACCACATCCTTGATGAGCAGCGCCAGATCGCGGATGCTCAGGTCCTTGCCCGTGCCCACGTTGATGGGGCCGGGCTCCGAAAAGGAGCGCATGAGGAAGAGGCAGGCGTCGGCCATGTCCTCGATATACATGAACTCGCGCATGGGCTTGCCGCTGCCCCAGATCTCCACGGTCGGCGATTTGGCTCGTTTGGCCTCGTGCATCTTGCGCATCAGCGCAGGCAGCACGTGGCTGCTCAGCAGGTCGAAGTTGTCCCCCGGCCCGTAGAGGTTGGTCGGCATCGCCGAGATAAAATCACAGCCGTACTGGCTCCGGTAGTAGTCGCAGAGCTCGACGGCGGCGATCTTCGCCACGGCATAGGCCCTGTTGGTGGGCTCGAGAGGCCCCGACAGCAGGTAGTCCTCTTTTAGGGGTTGGGGGGCGAGCTTGGGGTAGATGCAGCTGCTGCCCAGGTTGAGCAGCTTCTTGACCCCGTGGGTATGGGAGGCGTGAATGACGTTGGTGGCGATCATCAGGTTGTCGTAGATGAACTCGGCGGGATAGGAGCTGTTGGCCAGGATACCGCCGACCTTGGCGGCCGCCAGGATGACGTAGTCGGGGCGCTCTCTGGCAAAAAACCCAGTGACGGCCCCCTGATCGCGCAGATCCAATGCGCTGCTCGGCCTGGTGATGATGTTATCACAGCCCGAGGCATAGAGCTTGCGCACGATGGCCGAGCCTACCAGCCCGCTGTGGCCCGCCACATAGATCTTGGCGTTCTCCAATTCAACCATTGGCGACTCCTCTGGGGGCGACGGCGTGCCCGGCGTCCGTCAGGGTCCTCTCCTGTCTGGCGAGCTCGAGGTCGTGCGCCACCATCCGCGCGACGAGCTGGTCGATCGTCACCTTGGGCCGCCAGCCGAGTTTGGCCTGCACCTTGCTCGAGTCTCCCCACAGGTACTCGACCTCGGTCGGCCTGAAGTAGCGGGGATCGACTTCGACGTGGGCTTGCCAGTCGAGCTCCAACCTGTCGAACACCCGCTGCACGAAGTCGCGCACGGCGTAGGACTCGCCGGTGGCGATGACGTAGTCGTCGGCCTCGTCCTGTTGCAGCATCAGCCACATCGCCTCGACGTAGTCCTCGGCGTGGCCCCAGTCGCGTTTGGCCTCCAGGTTGCCCAGGTAGAGCTTGTCCTGCAGCC contains:
- a CDS encoding GDP-L-fucose synthase; translation: MENAKIYVAGHSGLVGSAIVRKLYASGCDNIITRPSSALDLRDQGAVTGFFARERPDYVILAAAKVGGILANSSYPAEFIYDNLMIATNVIHASHTHGVKKLLNLGSSCIYPKLAPQPLKEDYLLSGPLEPTNRAYAVAKIAAVELCDYYRSQYGCDFISAMPTNLYGPGDNFDLLSSHVLPALMRKMHEAKRAKSPTVEIWGSGKPMREFMYIEDMADACLFLMRSFSEPGPINVGTGKDLSIRDLALLIKDVVGYGGDLVFDSSKPDGTPRKLLDVSRLREAGWSAKVDLQEGVGRTYEWFLRHVEIPTS